The Rhodococcus sp. X156 genome window below encodes:
- a CDS encoding DUF1737 domain-containing protein → MSDPQPGEGRLRYRLLTGPDDQTFCKRVSTALAEGYRLHGSPSATCRPDGQVIVAQAVVLDDSEAAR, encoded by the coding sequence GTGAGTGATCCCCAGCCAGGTGAGGGAAGGCTCCGGTACCGGTTGCTGACCGGCCCCGACGACCAGACGTTCTGCAAGCGGGTGAGCACGGCACTGGCCGAGGGCTACCGCCTGCACGGCTCGCCCTCCGCCACCTGCCGGCCCGACGGGCAGGTCATCGTGGCCCAGGCCGTGGTGCTGGACGACAGCGAGGCCGCGCGGTGA
- a CDS encoding rhodanese-like domain-containing protein: protein MSAPQGRPAEGYTGDLTVQEAWEAVAGGAAVLVDVRTDAEWRYVGVPDLSDLQAELGLVEWVSAQGEVNPEFTDEVDRLAQGRPVMFLCRSGQRSVSAARAVTAAGRGPAYNVLDGFEGGLDSSGHRGSTGWRAEGLPWRQS from the coding sequence GTGAGCGCCCCCCAGGGCCGCCCGGCCGAGGGCTACACCGGTGACCTGACCGTGCAGGAGGCGTGGGAGGCGGTGGCCGGCGGCGCCGCTGTGCTCGTCGACGTCCGCACCGACGCGGAGTGGCGCTACGTCGGCGTGCCCGACCTCTCCGACCTGCAGGCCGAGCTCGGCCTGGTGGAGTGGGTCAGCGCCCAGGGCGAGGTCAACCCGGAGTTCACCGACGAGGTGGACCGGCTCGCGCAGGGACGTCCGGTGATGTTCCTGTGTCGGTCCGGGCAGCGGTCGGTGTCGGCTGCTCGGGCGGTGACGGCGGCCGGCCGCGGCCCGGCCTACAACGTGCTCGACGGATTTGAGGGTGGGCTGGACTCCTCCGGCCACCGTGGCAGTACCGGATGGCGAGCCGAGGGGCTCCCGTGGAGGCAGTCGTGA
- a CDS encoding O-succinylhomoserine sulfhydrylase — MASRGAPVEAVVSSTDGTPSWRPDTLAVRSGVTRSEFQETSEGLFLTSGFVYDTAEDAEAAFAGEVDRFVYSRYGNPTVAMFEERLARLEGAEACFATASGMSAVFTALAALLKAGDRVVAAKSLFGSCFVILDEILPRWGIVTEFIDGGDLDEWKRALATPAAAVFFESPSNPMQEIVDVAAVVELAHGAGATVVVDNVFATPVLQRPTEVGADVVVYSATKHMDGQGRVLGGAILGRKEFIDGPVKTLMRHTGPSMSPFNAWVLTKGLETMGLRVRHAVGTTQQLAEWLEQQPGISWVRYPFLASHPQVELAKRQMSGGGTVITFELDGGKERAFELLNRLRIIDISNNLGDAKSMMTHPATTTHRRLGAEGRAAVGITDGVVRLSVGLEDVADLRADLDQALRQD; from the coding sequence ATGGCGAGCCGAGGGGCTCCCGTGGAGGCAGTCGTGAGCAGCACCGACGGGACGCCGAGCTGGCGTCCCGACACCCTGGCTGTGCGTTCTGGCGTGACGCGCTCGGAGTTCCAGGAGACGTCGGAGGGGCTGTTCCTCACCTCGGGCTTCGTCTACGACACTGCCGAGGACGCTGAGGCGGCGTTCGCCGGCGAGGTCGACCGCTTCGTCTACTCCCGCTACGGCAACCCCACGGTCGCCATGTTCGAGGAGCGCCTGGCGCGGCTGGAGGGTGCGGAGGCCTGCTTCGCCACCGCCAGCGGCATGTCCGCAGTGTTCACCGCGCTCGCGGCCCTGCTCAAGGCCGGCGACCGGGTGGTCGCGGCCAAGAGCCTGTTCGGCTCGTGCTTCGTCATCCTCGACGAGATCCTGCCCCGCTGGGGCATCGTCACCGAGTTCATCGACGGCGGCGACCTGGACGAGTGGAAGCGGGCGCTGGCCACCCCGGCCGCCGCAGTGTTCTTCGAGAGCCCGTCCAACCCGATGCAGGAGATCGTGGACGTCGCCGCCGTGGTGGAGCTCGCCCACGGCGCGGGTGCGACGGTCGTGGTGGACAACGTCTTCGCCACCCCTGTGCTGCAGCGGCCCACCGAGGTGGGTGCCGACGTGGTGGTCTACTCCGCCACCAAGCACATGGACGGCCAGGGGCGCGTGCTCGGCGGCGCCATCCTGGGCCGCAAGGAGTTCATCGACGGCCCGGTGAAGACGCTGATGCGCCACACCGGGCCCTCCATGTCGCCGTTCAACGCCTGGGTGCTCACCAAGGGCCTGGAGACCATGGGCCTGCGGGTGCGCCACGCGGTGGGCACCACCCAGCAGCTGGCCGAGTGGCTCGAGCAGCAGCCCGGCATCAGCTGGGTGCGCTACCCGTTCCTGGCCTCGCACCCCCAGGTGGAGCTGGCGAAGCGGCAGATGTCCGGGGGCGGCACCGTCATCACCTTCGAGCTCGACGGCGGCAAGGAGCGGGCCTTCGAGCTGCTCAACCGCCTGCGGATCATCGACATCTCCAACAACCTGGGCGACGCCAAGTCGATGATGACCCACCCGGCCACCACCACCCACCGCCGCCTGGGCGCCGAGGGCCGCGCGGCCGTGGGCATCACCGACGGCGTGGTGCGGCTGTCGGTGGGCCTGGAGGACGTCGCGGACCTGCGGGCCGACCTGGACCAGGCGCTGCGCCAGGACTGA
- a CDS encoding dihydrofolate reductase family protein — MGDLVVTTFLTMDGVMQAPGGPPEDVSGSFEHGGWLVPFADEDMGAQVDEWFSHAGAFLLGRGTYEIFAAHWPKVPVEGDRVAWSLNTLPKHVASTTLGAVDWEASQLITGDVPTAVQALKETVDGELQVHGSAGLVQTLLRHELVDELRLIVFPVVVGTGKRLFGEGAVPTTFSLVSSASTSTGALTAAYRHVGGVQTGSFLLEE; from the coding sequence ATGGGCGACTTGGTGGTCACCACATTTCTGACGATGGACGGCGTGATGCAGGCCCCGGGGGGTCCGCCCGAGGACGTCTCCGGCAGCTTCGAGCACGGTGGGTGGCTGGTGCCCTTCGCCGATGAGGACATGGGCGCCCAGGTGGACGAGTGGTTCTCCCACGCCGGGGCGTTCCTGCTCGGTCGCGGCACCTACGAGATCTTCGCCGCGCACTGGCCGAAGGTTCCGGTGGAGGGCGACCGGGTGGCGTGGTCGTTGAACACCCTGCCCAAGCACGTGGCCTCTACCACGCTCGGCGCGGTGGACTGGGAGGCCTCGCAGCTGATCACCGGTGACGTGCCCACGGCGGTGCAGGCACTGAAGGAGACCGTGGACGGTGAGCTGCAGGTGCACGGCAGCGCCGGGCTGGTGCAGACCCTGCTGCGCCACGAGCTGGTGGACGAGCTGCGGCTGATCGTCTTCCCCGTGGTGGTGGGCACGGGCAAGCGGTTGTTCGGCGAGGGCGCGGTGCCCACCACCTTCTCGCTGGTCTCCTCGGCCAGCACCAGCACCGGCGCCCTCACCGCCGCCTACCGGCACGTGGGCGGGGTGCAGACCGGCTCCTTCCTGCTCGAGGAGTGA
- a CDS encoding MFS transporter, whose protein sequence is MAAPRLDPSHAAAPHPRRWWALAVLCLSVLIVLVDNTIVNVALPTLSRELRASTSDLQWLVDAYTLLFAGLMLTGGGLGDRFGRKPVLQVGLVLFAATSVWAAYASTTGELIAARAAMGVSAALIYPATLAILSTIFTDRREKATAIGIWTAVSGLAVAVGPVSGGVLLKHFSWSSIFLVNIPLVVLALVAGKLLLPSSRDPHPGRFDAVGAVLSVASVGLLVWTVIEAPDHGWLSPATLGGFVGAALLSVVFTWWELRRSQPLLDVRVFANRRVSAASAAVAMAYFGLFGFIFMITQYFQAVRGYDTLRAGVATLPFAVVVGLLSPVAIVLMKRWGTTVVVAAGLLLMSSGFLLVTVTTVDAPYWGPIVVAMVLMAAGLGLTTGPATDAIMGALPAVRVGAGSAINDTTREVGGALGVAVIGSVLSSVYGGKLATELGGLGLPADAVSAARHSVIAAFEVVGQLPGELQGPAVATVRTTFMDGLHAGSLASAIATALAAVGVLVALPKHDRHPDGHAKDAEEGPTEQTATDAAAQGTRQPATPPS, encoded by the coding sequence ATGGCTGCACCACGACTCGACCCGTCCCACGCCGCTGCCCCGCACCCACGCCGCTGGTGGGCGCTGGCCGTGCTGTGCCTAAGCGTGCTCATCGTGTTGGTGGACAACACCATCGTGAACGTCGCGCTCCCCACGCTGAGCCGCGAGCTGCGGGCCTCCACCAGCGACCTGCAGTGGCTGGTGGACGCCTACACCCTGCTGTTCGCCGGGCTGATGCTCACCGGTGGCGGGCTCGGAGACCGCTTCGGGCGCAAGCCAGTGCTGCAGGTGGGCCTGGTGCTGTTCGCCGCCACCTCGGTGTGGGCGGCCTACGCCTCCACCACCGGCGAGCTGATCGCCGCACGGGCGGCGATGGGGGTGTCGGCAGCCCTGATCTACCCGGCCACGCTGGCCATCCTGTCCACGATCTTCACCGACCGCCGGGAGAAGGCCACCGCGATCGGCATCTGGACGGCGGTGTCCGGGCTCGCGGTGGCCGTGGGGCCGGTCAGCGGCGGGGTGCTCCTGAAGCACTTCTCCTGGAGCTCGATCTTCCTGGTGAACATTCCGCTGGTGGTGCTGGCGCTGGTGGCCGGCAAGCTGCTGCTGCCCAGCTCGCGCGACCCCCACCCGGGCCGGTTCGACGCCGTCGGCGCGGTGCTGTCAGTGGCCTCCGTCGGGCTGCTGGTGTGGACGGTGATCGAGGCACCGGACCACGGGTGGCTCTCGCCGGCCACCCTCGGCGGCTTCGTGGGGGCGGCACTGCTCTCTGTGGTCTTCACCTGGTGGGAGCTGCGCCGGTCGCAGCCGCTGCTGGACGTCCGGGTGTTCGCCAACCGCCGGGTGTCGGCGGCCAGCGCGGCTGTGGCGATGGCCTACTTCGGCCTGTTCGGCTTCATCTTCATGATCACCCAGTACTTCCAGGCGGTACGCGGCTACGACACCCTGCGGGCCGGGGTGGCGACGCTGCCCTTCGCGGTGGTGGTGGGCCTGCTGTCGCCGGTGGCGATCGTGCTGATGAAGCGGTGGGGCACCACCGTGGTGGTCGCCGCCGGTCTGCTGCTGATGAGCTCCGGGTTCCTGCTGGTCACGGTGACCACGGTGGACGCGCCCTACTGGGGGCCGATCGTCGTCGCGATGGTGCTGATGGCAGCAGGGCTTGGACTGACCACCGGCCCGGCCACCGACGCGATCATGGGCGCCCTGCCCGCGGTGCGGGTCGGCGCCGGCTCGGCGATCAACGACACCACTCGCGAGGTGGGCGGGGCCCTGGGGGTCGCGGTCATCGGCTCGGTGCTCAGCTCGGTCTACGGCGGCAAGCTCGCCACCGAGCTCGGCGGGCTCGGGCTGCCGGCCGACGCGGTGTCCGCCGCGCGGCACTCGGTGATAGCCGCCTTCGAGGTGGTCGGGCAGCTGCCCGGCGAGCTCCAGGGCCCAGCGGTCGCCACCGTCCGCACGACCTTCATGGACGGGTTGCACGCGGGTTCGCTCGCCTCCGCCATCGCCACAGCCCTGGCCGCGGTCGGTGTGCTGGTGGCGCTGCCCAAGCACGACCGCCACCCCGACGGGCACGCCAAGGACGCCGAGGAAGGGCCCACGGAGCAGACGGCTACCGACGCTGCGGCGCAGGGCACGCGCCAGCCAGCCACCCCACCGAGTTGA
- a CDS encoding TetR/AcrR family transcriptional regulator: MAGSTRRVRTPSGDVRAALVDAAEAVLVREGPSGVTVRAVATEAGVAPMGVYNRFGDKEGLERELLVRGFHGLRDAVAPRGEADPLQRLRCCGVRYREFALSHPQHYRVMFDATTGAGFASEQVQEAAMAAFGELVGHVQHAMAQRAIATGDAEDLASQIWAAVHGAVSLELAGCTVAVDPEATYGRLLDLVITGLTAS; the protein is encoded by the coding sequence GTGGCGGGATCCACGCGTCGGGTGCGCACCCCCAGCGGTGACGTGCGGGCTGCGCTGGTGGACGCCGCCGAGGCGGTGCTGGTGCGAGAGGGTCCCTCCGGCGTGACCGTGCGCGCGGTGGCGACCGAGGCCGGGGTGGCGCCGATGGGTGTCTACAACCGCTTCGGCGACAAGGAGGGCCTGGAGCGCGAGCTGTTGGTGCGCGGCTTCCACGGGCTGCGTGACGCGGTGGCCCCCCGCGGCGAGGCCGACCCGCTGCAGCGGTTGCGGTGCTGCGGCGTGCGCTACCGCGAGTTCGCACTGTCGCACCCGCAGCACTACCGCGTCATGTTCGACGCCACCACCGGCGCGGGGTTCGCCTCCGAGCAGGTGCAGGAGGCGGCCATGGCGGCGTTCGGCGAGCTGGTGGGGCACGTGCAGCACGCCATGGCGCAGCGGGCGATCGCCACCGGTGACGCCGAGGACCTTGCCAGCCAGATCTGGGCGGCGGTGCACGGGGCGGTGTCGCTGGAGCTGGCCGGGTGCACCGTGGCGGTCGACCCGGAGGCGACCTACGGACGGCTGCTCGACCTGGTGATCACGGGCCTCACCGCGAGCTGA
- a CDS encoding winged helix DNA-binding domain-containing protein: MATVHNVTLPEVALLRLAAQRLVGPRAATAAEAVRWMGAVQAQDHPGSLTSVALRTAAGTRADVVAALDAGEVVRTWPMRGTLHLLPAEDVAWMLPLLTPRVVAASAGRRRSLGLTEDDLDRAGQLAEQALAGGAGLARSELFAVWDDAGLATREQRGAHLLGYLAMTGTLVFGPTRNGQHLLVLARDWVRRPRRLEREEALGELALRYFRSHGPATPADLGRWAHLRVGDRRTGVELARPHLLSVEVAGADGDGTEHLMDPQTPERLAAAREEAEGVLLLPGFDELVLGYGDRRAQLDTEHAGRVVPGGNGMFLSTVVSAGRIVGTWRRAGRGAQQTISATPFTAFTPEVESALPRLYEQLP, encoded by the coding sequence ATGGCCACGGTGCATAACGTGACGCTGCCGGAGGTGGCGCTGCTGCGGCTGGCGGCGCAGCGGCTGGTGGGGCCACGTGCTGCCACCGCGGCCGAGGCGGTGCGGTGGATGGGCGCGGTGCAGGCCCAGGACCACCCCGGCTCGCTCACCTCGGTGGCGCTGCGCACCGCCGCCGGCACCCGCGCCGACGTGGTGGCCGCGCTGGACGCCGGCGAGGTGGTGCGGACCTGGCCCATGCGCGGCACGCTGCACCTGCTGCCCGCCGAGGACGTGGCCTGGATGCTGCCGCTGCTCACCCCGCGGGTGGTGGCCGCCAGCGCGGGCCGGCGCCGCAGCCTCGGGCTCACCGAGGACGACCTCGACCGTGCCGGGCAGCTGGCCGAGCAGGCGCTGGCCGGGGGAGCTGGCCTCGCCCGGAGCGAGCTGTTCGCGGTGTGGGACGACGCCGGTCTGGCCACCCGCGAGCAGCGCGGTGCGCACCTGCTCGGCTACCTAGCCATGACCGGCACCCTGGTCTTCGGGCCCACCCGGAACGGGCAGCACCTGCTGGTGCTCGCCCGCGACTGGGTGCGCCGGCCCCGCCGGCTCGAGCGCGAGGAGGCCCTGGGTGAGCTGGCGCTGCGCTACTTCCGCAGCCACGGCCCCGCCACCCCGGCCGACCTGGGCCGGTGGGCCCACCTGCGGGTGGGCGACCGCCGCACCGGGGTGGAGCTGGCCCGGCCGCACCTGCTCAGCGTCGAGGTGGCGGGCGCCGACGGCGACGGCACCGAGCACCTGATGGACCCGCAGACTCCCGAGCGGCTCGCTGCCGCGCGCGAGGAGGCCGAGGGGGTGCTGCTGCTGCCCGGCTTCGACGAGCTGGTGCTGGGCTACGGCGATCGCCGAGCGCAGCTGGACACCGAGCACGCCGGCCGGGTGGTGCCCGGCGGCAACGGGATGTTCCTGTCCACCGTGGTGAGCGCCGGGCGCATCGTGGGCACCTGGCGGCGTGCGGGGCGCGGCGCGCAGCAGACCATCAGCGCCACCCCGTTCACCGCCTTCACCCCCGAGGTGGAGTCAGCGCTGCCCCGGCTGTACGAGCAGCTGCCCTAG
- a CDS encoding MBL fold metallo-hydrolase, with translation MCTMQVDAHYTGSVTPGGAAQRKDFPGGTLTKVSVGPMDNNAYLVVCHSTGKSLLIDAANDADRLTELLDEQAPELSLVVTTHQHPDHWQALADVVGGTGSPTAAHALDAAPLPVVPDRELAQGDTVEVGELRLEVIHLRGHTPGSVALLLRAGEQKHLFTGDSLFPGGPGKTQNPEDFGQLMDDLEERVFGTLPDDTVVYPGHGRDTNLGIERPQLGEWRARGW, from the coding sequence TTGTGCACCATGCAGGTTGACGCGCACTACACAGGCTCGGTGACCCCGGGTGGGGCCGCGCAGCGCAAGGACTTTCCCGGCGGGACCCTCACCAAGGTGTCGGTGGGCCCGATGGACAACAACGCCTACCTGGTGGTGTGCCATTCCACCGGCAAGTCCTTGCTCATCGACGCCGCGAACGACGCCGACCGCCTCACCGAGCTGCTCGACGAGCAGGCCCCCGAGCTGTCGCTGGTGGTGACCACCCACCAGCACCCTGACCACTGGCAGGCCCTGGCCGACGTGGTCGGCGGCACCGGCTCCCCCACCGCCGCGCACGCGCTGGACGCCGCCCCGCTGCCGGTGGTCCCGGACCGCGAGCTCGCCCAAGGCGACACCGTCGAGGTGGGTGAGCTGCGGCTGGAGGTAATCCACCTGCGCGGCCACACGCCTGGCTCGGTGGCCCTGCTGCTGCGCGCCGGCGAGCAGAAGCACCTCTTCACCGGCGACAGCCTGTTCCCGGGCGGGCCGGGAAAGACGCAGAACCCGGAGGACTTCGGCCAGCTGATGGACGACCTGGAGGAGCGCGTCTTCGGGACGCTGCCCGACGACACCGTCGTCTACCCCGGCCACGGGCGCGACACCAACCTGGGCATCGAGCGTCCGCAGCTGGGCGAGTGGCGCGCTCGCGGCTGGTGA
- the uvrA gene encoding excinuclease ABC subunit UvrA, with translation MADRLVVRGAREHNLQGIDIDLPRDSLIVFTGLSGSGKSSLAFDTIFAEGQRRYVESLSAYARQFLGQMDKPDVDFIEGLSPAVSIDQKSTNRNPRSTVGTITEVYDYLRLLYARAGTPHCPVCGELISRQTPQQIVDQVLAMEEGARFQVLAPVVRTRKGEFVDLFEQLRSQGYSRVRVDGTVHQLTNPPKLKKQEKHDIEVVVDRLSVKDSAKQRLTDSVETALRLAEGVIVLEFVDRDEDAPDRERRFSEKMACPNNHPLAIDDLEPRSFSFNSPYGACPECTGIGVRKEVDPELVVPDDELSLADGAIAPWSSGQTAEYFNRLLSGLSQAMGFSMDTPWKKLPAKVRKAVLGGSDDQVHVKYTNRYGRTRSYYAAFEGVMPFLERRLEQTESEYMKEKYDGYMREVPCPACHGTRLKPEILAVTLGDEQPLSIAEVCALSVADCSAFLNAMQLGPREQMIAGQVLKEIQARLGFLLDVGLEYLSLDRAAGTLSGGEAQRIRLATQIGSGLVGVLYVLDEPSIGLHQRDNRRLIETLTRLRDLGNTLIVVEHDEDTIRQSDWVVDIGPRAGEHGGHVVHSGTYAGLLENTESLTGAYLSGRMAIPLPAQRRKIDRKRQVTVVGAREHNLHDIDVSFPLGVLTAVTGVSGSGKSTLVNDILATVMANKLNRARQVPGRHTRVNGLDQLDKLVQVDQSPIGRTPRSNAATYTGVFDKIRTLFASTVEAKVRGYQPGRFSFNIKGGRCEACSGDGTLKIEMNFLPDVYVPCEVCHGARYNRETLEVHYKGKTIAEVLDMPIEQAAEFFQSITSIHRYLQTLVDVGLGYVRLGQPAPTLSGGEAQRVKLAAELQKRSTGRTVYVLDEPTTGLHFEDIRKLLGVINGLVDKGNTVIVIEHNLDVIKTADWVLDMGPEGGAGGGRLIAQGTPEDVAAVPESYTGRYLKDALEAAPTEAPTVIPPIKRKEKVAVPAG, from the coding sequence GTGGCTGACCGTCTGGTCGTCCGTGGCGCTCGCGAGCACAACCTGCAGGGGATCGACATCGACCTGCCCCGGGACAGCCTCATCGTCTTCACCGGGCTGTCCGGCTCGGGCAAGTCCAGCCTCGCCTTCGACACCATCTTCGCCGAGGGTCAGCGCCGCTACGTCGAGTCGCTCTCGGCCTACGCCCGCCAGTTCCTGGGCCAGATGGACAAGCCTGACGTGGACTTCATCGAGGGCCTCTCGCCGGCGGTCTCCATCGACCAGAAGTCCACCAACCGCAACCCGCGGTCCACGGTGGGCACCATCACCGAGGTCTACGACTACCTGCGCCTGCTCTACGCCCGCGCCGGCACCCCGCACTGCCCGGTCTGCGGCGAGCTGATCTCCCGCCAGACCCCGCAGCAGATCGTCGACCAGGTGCTGGCCATGGAGGAGGGTGCGCGCTTCCAGGTGCTCGCCCCCGTGGTGCGCACCCGCAAGGGGGAGTTCGTCGACCTCTTCGAGCAGCTGCGCAGCCAGGGCTACTCCCGGGTCCGGGTGGATGGCACCGTGCACCAGCTGACCAACCCACCCAAGCTGAAGAAGCAGGAGAAGCACGACATCGAGGTGGTGGTCGACCGCCTCAGCGTCAAGGACAGCGCCAAGCAGCGGCTCACCGACTCGGTGGAGACCGCGCTGCGCCTGGCCGAGGGCGTGATCGTGCTGGAGTTCGTCGACCGCGACGAGGACGCCCCCGACCGCGAGCGCCGCTTCTCCGAGAAGATGGCCTGCCCCAACAACCACCCGCTGGCCATCGACGACCTCGAGCCGCGCTCGTTCTCCTTCAACTCGCCCTACGGCGCCTGCCCGGAGTGCACCGGCATCGGCGTGCGCAAGGAGGTCGACCCCGAGCTGGTGGTCCCCGACGACGAGCTCAGCCTGGCCGACGGCGCCATCGCACCCTGGTCCAGCGGGCAGACCGCGGAGTACTTCAACCGCCTGCTGTCCGGGCTGTCACAGGCCATGGGCTTCTCCATGGACACCCCGTGGAAGAAGCTGCCCGCCAAGGTGCGCAAGGCCGTGCTGGGCGGCTCCGACGACCAGGTGCACGTCAAGTACACCAACCGCTACGGGCGCACCCGCTCCTACTACGCCGCCTTCGAGGGCGTCATGCCGTTCCTGGAGCGGCGCCTGGAGCAGACCGAGTCGGAGTACATGAAGGAGAAGTACGACGGCTACATGCGGGAGGTGCCCTGTCCGGCCTGCCACGGCACCCGGCTGAAGCCGGAGATCCTCGCGGTCACCCTGGGCGACGAGCAGCCGCTGTCCATCGCCGAGGTCTGTGCGCTGTCGGTGGCCGACTGCTCCGCCTTCCTCAACGCCATGCAGCTCGGCCCGCGCGAGCAGATGATCGCCGGCCAGGTGCTCAAAGAGATCCAGGCCCGGCTGGGCTTCCTGCTCGACGTCGGCCTGGAGTACCTGTCCCTGGACCGCGCCGCCGGCACGCTCTCTGGTGGCGAGGCCCAGCGCATCCGGCTGGCCACCCAGATCGGCTCCGGCCTGGTGGGCGTGCTGTACGTGCTGGACGAGCCCTCCATCGGGCTGCACCAGCGCGACAACCGCCGGCTCATCGAGACCCTCACCCGGCTGCGCGACCTGGGCAACACGCTGATCGTGGTGGAGCACGACGAGGACACCATCCGCCAGTCCGACTGGGTGGTGGACATCGGCCCGCGCGCCGGCGAGCACGGCGGCCACGTGGTGCACAGCGGCACCTACGCAGGGCTGCTGGAGAACACCGAGTCCCTCACCGGGGCGTACCTGTCCGGCCGGATGGCCATCCCGCTGCCCGCCCAGCGCCGCAAGATCGACCGCAAGCGGCAGGTCACCGTGGTGGGCGCGCGCGAGCACAACCTGCACGACATCGACGTGAGCTTCCCGCTCGGGGTGCTCACCGCGGTCACGGGGGTCTCCGGCTCCGGCAAGTCCACCCTGGTCAACGACATCCTGGCCACGGTGATGGCCAACAAGCTCAACCGGGCCCGCCAGGTGCCCGGGCGGCACACCCGGGTGAACGGGCTGGACCAGCTGGACAAGCTGGTGCAGGTGGACCAGTCGCCCATCGGGCGCACCCCACGCTCCAACGCGGCCACCTACACCGGGGTGTTCGACAAGATCCGCACGCTGTTCGCCTCCACCGTGGAGGCCAAGGTGCGCGGCTACCAGCCCGGCCGGTTCTCGTTCAACATCAAGGGCGGCCGGTGCGAGGCCTGCTCCGGCGACGGCACGCTGAAGATCGAGATGAACTTCCTGCCGGACGTGTACGTGCCCTGCGAGGTCTGCCACGGTGCGCGCTACAACCGGGAGACCCTGGAGGTGCACTACAAGGGCAAGACCATCGCCGAGGTGCTGGACATGCCCATCGAGCAGGCGGCGGAGTTCTTCCAGTCCATCACCTCCATCCACCGCTACCTGCAGACGCTGGTGGACGTGGGGCTGGGCTACGTCCGGCTCGGCCAGCCAGCTCCCACCCTCTCCGGTGGTGAGGCGCAGCGGGTCAAGCTGGCGGCGGAGCTGCAGAAGCGCTCCACCGGCCGCACCGTCTACGTGCTGGACGAGCCCACCACCGGGCTGCACTTCGAGGACATCCGCAAGCTCCTCGGCGTGATCAACGGCCTGGTCGACAAGGGAAACACCGTCATCGTCATCGAGCACAACCTCGATGTGATCAAGACGGCCGACTGGGTCCTGGACATGGGCCCGGAGGGCGGTGCCGGCGGTGGCCGGCTCATCGCCCAGGGCACGCCGGAAGACGTTGCCGCGGTGCCGGAGAGCTACACCGGCCGCTACCTCAAGGACGCCCTCGAGGCCGCCCCCACAGAAGCACCCACAGTGATCCCCCCGATCAAGCGCAAGGAGAAGGTAGCCGTCCCAGCGGGGTAG